The proteins below come from a single Desulfobulbaceae bacterium genomic window:
- a CDS encoding hydrogenase small subunit: MIDRRQLMKMAATMSAAFGLSNLPEPVLAALKKITPDRVPKLVYLQGQSCTGCSISLLQAASPSPLTLITDYSKLAFHTDLSATSGKQALDLIDQYISGQAGEYFLAVEGAVPYDMPDACVIGDKPFADYIEKAASTMAGAIAIGTCATYGGIPAAEGNPTGAIGLREFYKRLNKEVLLIDIPGCSVHPDWVWQTIIHLVKVGLPELKDGKPSLFFSRTVHETCPRYHDFQEEIFAQKFGDKGCLFKLGCLGPNTLADCSTRWWNDSQTWCIDANAPCIGCASPLFARNKNLPFYRK, from the coding sequence ATGATAGATAGACGGCAATTAATGAAAATGGCCGCAACTATGAGTGCCGCTTTCGGGCTTTCTAATCTTCCTGAACCTGTTTTAGCAGCTCTAAAGAAGATAACCCCCGATCGGGTACCCAAGCTTGTATATCTCCAGGGTCAATCCTGTACCGGTTGTTCTATTTCGCTGCTACAGGCAGCTTCACCGTCACCGCTGACCCTGATTACAGATTATTCTAAACTTGCATTTCACACCGACCTCTCTGCAACATCTGGAAAGCAGGCCCTCGATCTCATCGACCAGTACATAAGTGGTCAAGCGGGTGAATATTTTCTGGCCGTGGAAGGGGCTGTGCCCTATGACATGCCTGATGCCTGTGTTATTGGCGATAAACCCTTTGCCGATTATATCGAAAAAGCCGCTTCGACCATGGCTGGAGCTATTGCCATAGGTACCTGTGCTACCTATGGCGGAATCCCAGCTGCCGAAGGCAACCCCACCGGGGCGATTGGGCTGAGGGAGTTTTACAAAAGGCTGAACAAGGAGGTTCTGCTCATTGATATTCCGGGCTGTTCTGTGCATCCGGACTGGGTATGGCAGACAATTATTCATCTGGTCAAAGTTGGCCTGCCGGAGCTTAAAGACGGGAAGCCATCTTTATTTTTTAGTCGAACAGTCCATGAAACCTGTCCTCGATACCATGATTTTCAGGAGGAGATTTTTGCCCAAAAATTTGGCGACAAAGGCTGTCTATTTAAACTCGGTTGTCTTGGCCCTAACACCTTGGCCGATTGCTCAACCAGATGGTGGAACGACAGCCAGACTTGGTGCATAGATGCCAATGCGCCGTGCATCGGTTGTGCTTCGCCGCTTTTTGCAAGGAATAAAAACTTGCCTTTCTACCGAAAATAG